The Streptomyces cynarae genome contains a region encoding:
- a CDS encoding sirohydrochlorin chelatase, whose translation MSSPTGPASGLPVRMPRPRQPGRHRRPEPLVAPEGAPALVLAVPGTPSAATRSLAEEVVSIARSELPGLDARIGYLDGDDSEFPALKSVLTHTAEERTARYEQAVAAGLDVKEPDGPVAVVVPLLAGPDSALLRRVRQAVMDSRIAADLTDALGPHPLLAEALHVRLSEAGLARADRARLFTVATAADGIILASVGGDEAVQAAGITGMLLAARLAVPVMAAALDQEGSITSVAEQLRSSGSQQLALAPYLIGPELEPGLLKAAAEEAGCPAAEALGPYPAIGKLALAKYTTALGIAPQQPQGTPVR comes from the coding sequence ATGAGCTCCCCCACTGGGCCGGCATCCGGCCTGCCTGTACGAATGCCGCGACCCCGCCAGCCCGGGCGGCACCGCCGCCCGGAACCCCTGGTGGCTCCCGAGGGCGCGCCCGCGCTCGTCCTCGCGGTGCCGGGCACGCCCAGCGCCGCCACGCGCAGCCTCGCCGAGGAGGTCGTGAGCATCGCGCGTTCCGAGCTGCCCGGCCTGGACGCGCGCATCGGCTACCTGGACGGGGACGACTCGGAGTTCCCCGCGCTGAAGTCCGTGCTCACGCACACCGCCGAGGAGCGCACCGCGCGCTACGAGCAGGCGGTCGCCGCGGGCCTGGACGTCAAGGAGCCCGACGGCCCCGTCGCCGTGGTGGTGCCGCTGCTGGCCGGGCCTGACAGCGCGCTGCTGCGCCGGGTCCGCCAGGCCGTCATGGACAGCCGGATCGCGGCCGACCTGACCGATGCCCTCGGCCCGCACCCGCTGCTCGCCGAGGCCCTGCACGTGCGCCTGTCCGAGGCCGGTCTGGCCCGTGCCGACCGCGCCCGCCTGTTCACGGTCGCGACGGCCGCGGACGGCATCATCCTCGCCTCCGTCGGCGGCGACGAGGCCGTGCAGGCGGCCGGGATCACGGGCATGCTGCTGGCCGCGCGACTCGCCGTCCCGGTGATGGCGGCGGCGCTGGACCAGGAGGGTTCGATCACCTCCGTGGCCGAGCAGCTGCGTTCCTCGGGCTCGCAGCAACTGGCGCTCGCGCCGTACCTGATCGGCCCGGAGCTCGAGCCGGGGCTGCTGAAGGCGGCCGCCGAGGAGGCGGGCTGCCCCGCCGCCGAGGCGCTCGGCCCGTACCCGGCGATCGGCAAGCTGGCGCTCGCCAAGTACACGACGGCGTTGGGCATCGCCCCGCAGCAGCCGCAGGGGACGCCGGTCCGCTGA
- a CDS encoding N-acetylglucosamine kinase, which yields MLAVDSGGSGLRIALAPRGGPASAATTPRTSREAVRTGARGIDAGHLLEQLLPIARRLLADAGGVEVRAVAVGTAGLATLGDDLRARLPGALARELGVRRVALVADAVTAYAGALGARPGAVVAAGTGLIALGTDMTSWHRADGWGHLLGDCGGGAWIGRAGLEAALRAHDGRPGGSERLLARAEAMFGPATGLPGKVYPRPDRAAVLASFAPEVAACAADDPLADGILGAAARHMAESAAAVCPASGEPYVALTGGLFRVGEPLLVPLRRELARQVPQARLVPAQGDPLYGAVRIALALANDSLTLPDDEHLLHVVTEKSE from the coding sequence GTGCTCGCCGTGGACTCCGGAGGCTCCGGCCTGCGGATCGCCCTCGCCCCGCGAGGCGGACCGGCCTCGGCGGCGACGACCCCACGCACCTCCCGGGAGGCGGTGCGCACCGGTGCCCGGGGGATCGATGCCGGGCATCTGCTGGAACAACTCCTGCCGATCGCACGGCGGTTGCTGGCGGACGCCGGTGGTGTCGAAGTGCGGGCGGTCGCGGTCGGGACGGCAGGTCTGGCCACGCTGGGCGACGACCTGCGCGCCCGGCTTCCCGGCGCGCTGGCCCGTGAGCTCGGTGTACGCAGGGTGGCGCTGGTCGCGGACGCCGTCACCGCCTACGCGGGCGCACTCGGCGCACGTCCCGGCGCGGTGGTGGCGGCCGGCACCGGCCTGATCGCGCTCGGCACGGATATGACGAGCTGGCACCGGGCGGACGGCTGGGGTCATCTGCTGGGCGACTGCGGCGGCGGCGCGTGGATCGGGCGGGCCGGGCTGGAGGCGGCGCTCCGCGCGCATGACGGGCGGCCCGGCGGTTCTGAGCGTCTGCTGGCGCGGGCCGAGGCGATGTTCGGCCCGGCCACCGGCCTGCCCGGCAAGGTGTACCCGCGCCCCGACCGGGCGGCGGTGCTGGCCTCGTTCGCTCCCGAAGTGGCCGCCTGTGCCGCGGACGACCCGCTCGCCGACGGCATCCTGGGAGCGGCCGCCCGGCACATGGCCGAGTCGGCGGCCGCCGTGTGCCCCGCCTCGGGCGAGCCCTACGTCGCTCTCACCGGGGGCCTGTTCCGGGTGGGCGAACCCCTTCTCGTACCGCTGCGGCGCGAGTTGGCGCGCCAGGTGCCGCAGGCACGCCTGGTCCCCGCTCAGGGCGACCCCCTGTACGGCGCCGTACGCATCGCGCTCGCACTCGCGAACGATTCACTCACACTCCCCGACGACGAACACCTGTTGCATGTCGTGACCGAAAAGAGCGAGTGA
- a CDS encoding uracil-DNA glycosylase has protein sequence MAPRPLHEIVEAGWAKALEPVAERIAAMGDFLRAEIAAGRTYLPAGPNVLRAFQQPFDEVRVLIVGQDPYPTPGHAVGLSFSVAPDVRPLPGSLINIFRELNADLGLPQPSNGDLTPWTGQGVLLLNRALTTAPRRPAAHRGKGWEEVTEQAIRALAGRGKPLVSILWGRDARNLRPLLGDLPAIESAHPSPMSADRGFFGSRPFSRANDLLIRQGGQPVDWRLP, from the coding sequence GTGGCACCACGACCGTTGCATGAAATCGTCGAAGCAGGCTGGGCGAAGGCCCTGGAGCCGGTGGCCGAACGGATCGCCGCGATGGGAGACTTCCTGCGCGCGGAGATCGCCGCGGGGCGCACCTACCTCCCGGCGGGCCCGAACGTCCTGCGGGCCTTCCAGCAGCCCTTCGACGAAGTCCGCGTCCTGATCGTCGGCCAGGACCCCTATCCGACACCGGGCCACGCTGTCGGGTTGTCGTTCTCCGTCGCTCCGGACGTGCGGCCGCTGCCCGGCAGCCTGATCAACATCTTCCGGGAGCTGAACGCCGACCTGGGGCTGCCCCAGCCGTCCAACGGCGACCTCACCCCGTGGACCGGGCAGGGCGTGTTGTTGCTCAACAGGGCGCTCACCACGGCCCCGCGCCGTCCTGCGGCCCACCGCGGCAAGGGTTGGGAGGAGGTCACCGAGCAGGCGATCCGGGCGCTGGCCGGGCGCGGCAAGCCGCTGGTGTCCATCCTGTGGGGCCGCGACGCGCGCAATCTGCGCCCGCTGCTGGGTGATCTCCCGGCGATCGAGTCCGCGCACCCGTCCCCGATGTCGGCGGACCGGGGCTTCTTCGGCTCGCGGCCGTTCAGCCGGGCCAACGACCTGCTGATCCGGCAGGGTGGGCAGCCGGTGGACTGGCGTCTGCCGTGA
- a CDS encoding WD40/YVTN/BNR-like repeat-containing protein: protein MADVLLTVGTRKGLFIARRRGGAWEFDESPYFNAQAVYSVAIDTRGATPRLLVGGDSAHWGPSVFHSDDLGRTWTEPARAAVKFPKDTGASLERVWQLHPAAAEPDVVYAGTEPAALYRSEDRGESFELVRPLWEHPTRDRWVPGGGGEGLHTVVTDRRDPKAVTVAVSTAGVFRTRDGGASWEPSNSGVSAVFLPDPNPEFGQCVHKIAQDAAALDRFYLQNHWGVYRSDDAGAHWTDIGEGLPSTFGFAVAAHPHRGDTAYVFPINADADRVPAGHRCRVFRTADAGKSWEALMAGLPAEDHYGTVLRDALCTDDADPAGVYFGNRNGEVYASADDGDSWQQLASHLPDVLCVRAAVIA, encoded by the coding sequence ATGGCCGACGTACTGCTCACCGTGGGCACACGCAAAGGACTGTTCATCGCGCGGCGCCGAGGCGGCGCCTGGGAGTTCGACGAAAGCCCCTACTTCAACGCACAGGCCGTCTACTCGGTGGCGATCGACACCCGCGGCGCCACCCCGCGCCTGCTGGTCGGGGGCGACAGCGCGCACTGGGGGCCCTCGGTCTTCCACTCCGACGACCTGGGCCGCACCTGGACGGAACCCGCGCGGGCCGCCGTCAAGTTCCCCAAGGACACCGGCGCTTCGCTGGAGCGCGTCTGGCAGCTGCACCCGGCCGCGGCGGAGCCGGACGTGGTGTACGCGGGCACGGAACCGGCCGCGCTGTACCGCTCCGAGGACCGCGGCGAGAGCTTCGAGCTGGTGCGCCCCCTGTGGGAGCACCCGACGCGCGACAGGTGGGTGCCGGGCGGAGGCGGCGAGGGCCTGCACACCGTGGTCACCGACAGACGGGACCCGAAGGCCGTGACGGTCGCCGTGTCGACGGCCGGCGTCTTCCGCACCCGGGACGGCGGCGCGAGCTGGGAGCCGTCCAACTCCGGGGTGTCCGCGGTGTTCCTGCCCGATCCGAACCCCGAGTTCGGCCAGTGCGTGCACAAGATCGCCCAGGACGCGGCGGCTTTGGACCGGTTCTATCTGCAGAACCACTGGGGGGTGTACAGAAGCGACGACGCGGGCGCCCACTGGACGGACATCGGCGAGGGTCTGCCGTCGACGTTCGGGTTCGCCGTGGCCGCCCATCCGCACCGCGGGGACACGGCGTACGTCTTCCCGATCAACGCGGACGCGGACCGTGTCCCGGCCGGGCACCGATGCCGCGTGTTCCGGACGGCGGACGCGGGCAAGAGCTGGGAGGCGCTCATGGCGGGGCTGCCGGCCGAGGACCACTACGGCACGGTCCTGCGGGACGCCCTGTGCACGGACGACGCGGACCCGGCGGGCGTCTACTTCGGCAACCGCAACGGCGAGGTCTACGCGTCGGCGGACGACGGTGACAGCTGGCAGCAGCTCGCCTCCCATCTGCCGGACGTGCTGTGCGTACGGGCGGCGGTGATCGCCTGA
- a CDS encoding Rv1733c family protein: MTFRGRRVWLWRWRRNPLRRRSDALEAWVVPVVWAVTVVGGMLTGWAATHSVERGLAEERAQWHPVVALLTQDAPERGAAGAQRVWAKVRWTGEDGSSHTGQARVAAGSPTGTAVTVWTDPGGSLVTQPATESQAQVRAAMVGLLAGAGAAAVPFLGGRILRERLERRRMAQWDEAWARFGPLWGRMTG; the protein is encoded by the coding sequence ATGACGTTCCGCGGTCGCAGGGTGTGGCTGTGGCGGTGGCGGCGCAATCCGCTGCGGCGCCGCAGCGATGCGCTGGAGGCCTGGGTGGTGCCGGTGGTCTGGGCCGTGACCGTTGTCGGGGGAATGCTGACGGGATGGGCGGCGACGCACTCGGTGGAGCGAGGGCTGGCCGAGGAGCGGGCGCAGTGGCACCCGGTCGTGGCCCTGCTCACCCAGGACGCCCCTGAGAGGGGCGCCGCCGGGGCGCAGCGGGTGTGGGCGAAGGTGCGGTGGACGGGCGAAGACGGCTCATCGCACACCGGGCAGGCCCGGGTGGCCGCCGGCAGCCCCACGGGCACGGCCGTCACCGTGTGGACGGACCCCGGGGGCTCCCTGGTGACACAGCCCGCCACAGAGTCCCAGGCGCAGGTCCGCGCGGCCATGGTCGGGCTGCTGGCGGGGGCAGGCGCGGCGGCCGTCCCGTTCCTGGGCGGACGCATCCTGCGCGAACGCCTGGAACGCCGGCGCATGGCGCAGTGGGACGAGGCCTGGGCGCGGTTCGGGCCGCTGTGGGGCCGGATGACGGGCTGA
- a CDS encoding NADH:flavin oxidoreductase/NADH oxidase, whose protein sequence is MSALFEPLTLRDVTVPNRLWMPPMCQYSAAPEGPATGAPTDWHFAHYAARATGGTGLIVVEATAVSPEGRISPYDLGLWSDTQVEAFQRITGFLKEQGTTPAVQLAHAGRKASTDRPWKGGAPVGADAYGWQPLAPSPVPFDARHPVPTELTATGIQEIVGQFADAARRALAAGFEVVEIHGAHGYLINEFLSPHSNHRTDAYGGSYENRTRFALEVVDAVRQVWPQDKPLFFRVSATDWLDEGGWTADDTVRFAGDLRTHGVDLLDVSTGGNAAGVRIPTGPGYQVPFAARVKAETSLPAAAVGLVTEPEQAEKILVNGEADAVLLGRELLRNPSFARLAARELGGEVRIPDQYHRSV, encoded by the coding sequence GTGAGCGCGCTCTTCGAACCCCTCACCCTGCGCGATGTGACGGTCCCGAACCGCCTCTGGATGCCTCCGATGTGCCAGTACTCGGCGGCCCCCGAGGGGCCTGCCACGGGCGCACCGACCGACTGGCACTTCGCGCACTACGCGGCGCGCGCGACCGGCGGCACGGGACTGATCGTCGTCGAGGCGACGGCCGTCTCCCCCGAGGGCCGCATCTCCCCGTACGACCTCGGCCTGTGGAGCGACACGCAGGTCGAGGCGTTCCAGCGCATCACAGGCTTCCTCAAGGAGCAGGGCACGACTCCGGCGGTCCAGCTCGCGCACGCCGGCCGCAAGGCTTCGACGGACCGGCCCTGGAAGGGCGGCGCGCCGGTCGGCGCCGACGCGTACGGCTGGCAGCCGCTCGCGCCGAGCCCGGTGCCGTTCGACGCACGCCACCCCGTGCCGACGGAGCTGACCGCGACCGGTATCCAGGAGATCGTGGGGCAGTTCGCGGACGCGGCCCGCCGCGCCCTGGCCGCCGGCTTCGAGGTCGTGGAGATCCACGGCGCGCACGGATACCTCATCAACGAGTTCCTCTCCCCGCACTCCAACCACCGCACGGACGCCTACGGCGGCTCCTACGAGAACCGCACCCGCTTCGCGCTCGAGGTCGTCGACGCGGTGCGGCAGGTGTGGCCGCAGGACAAACCGCTCTTCTTCCGCGTCTCGGCCACCGACTGGCTGGACGAGGGCGGCTGGACGGCCGACGACACGGTCCGCTTCGCGGGCGACCTCAGGACGCACGGCGTGGACCTCCTCGACGTCTCGACCGGCGGCAACGCGGCGGGCGTCCGCATCCCGACGGGCCCCGGCTACCAGGTGCCCTTCGCCGCCCGGGTGAAGGCGGAGACTTCCCTGCCGGCGGCCGCGGTCGGACTCGTCACCGAGCCCGAGCAGGCCGAGAAGATCCTGGTCAACGGGGAGGCGGACGCGGTGCTGCTGGGCCGCGAACTGCTCCGCAACCCCTCCTTCGCCCGCCTCGCGGCCCGCGAACTGGGCGGCGAGGTGCGGATCCCGGACCAGTACCACCGTTCCGTCTGA
- a CDS encoding ArsR/SmtB family transcription factor: protein MTPAAPALGSRDLPHPVREDIRLEAVLHALSDPMRLRIVRELAAVGDELSCSHFDLPVTKSTTTHHFRVLRESGVIRQVYRGTAKMNGLRRDDLDDLFPGLLDTLLAAAARQAVRLQDG, encoded by the coding sequence GTGACCCCCGCCGCCCCCGCTCTCGGCAGCCGCGACCTTCCGCACCCGGTGCGTGAGGACATCCGTCTGGAGGCCGTGCTGCACGCGTTGTCCGACCCCATGCGGCTGCGGATCGTGCGGGAGCTCGCCGCCGTCGGCGACGAGCTCTCCTGTTCGCACTTCGACCTGCCCGTCACCAAGTCCACCACCACGCACCACTTCCGGGTGCTCCGCGAGAGCGGGGTGATCCGGCAGGTCTACCGGGGCACGGCCAAGATGAACGGCCTGCGCAGGGACGATCTAGACGATCTCTTCCCGGGGCTCCTCGACACCCTCCTCGCCGCCGCCGCTCGTCAGGCCGTCCGCCTCCAGGACGGCTGA
- a CDS encoding nucleobase:cation symporter-2 family protein, producing the protein MPTVHPVDEVPPIRQLAAYALQHVLAMYAGAVAVPLIVGGAMKLPAADLAYLITADLLVCGVATLIQCVGFWRFGVRLPIMQGCTFAAVSPMVLIGTTGGGLPAVYGSVIVAGLAIVLLAPVFGRLLRFFPPLVTGTVILIIGLSLLPVAGNWAAGGQGSKDFGEPRNLALAAFVLLVVLAMQRFAPAFLSRIAVLIGIVVGLAVAVPFGFTDFGGVGHADWVGISTPFHFGTPVFNASAIASMLVVAVVTMTETTGDLIAVGEMTGRRAEPRSLADGLRADGLSTILGGVFNTFPYTAYAQNVGLVGMTRVRSRWVVAASGGMLVLLGLLPKLGAVVAAVPAPVLGGAGLVMFGTVAASGLRTLADVDFRGNHNLTVVAVSVAVGMLPVGVPTVYEKFPDWFQTVMNSGISAGCLTAIVLNLLFNHLPSKGGSAVLEADGLTSGGGEEGVEEPREEIV; encoded by the coding sequence ATGCCCACCGTGCACCCCGTTGACGAAGTCCCCCCGATACGCCAACTCGCCGCCTACGCCCTCCAACACGTCCTCGCCATGTACGCCGGCGCCGTGGCGGTGCCGCTGATCGTCGGCGGCGCCATGAAACTGCCGGCCGCAGACCTGGCCTATCTCATCACCGCCGACCTGCTGGTGTGCGGCGTCGCGACCCTCATCCAATGCGTCGGCTTCTGGCGCTTCGGCGTACGGCTGCCGATCATGCAGGGCTGCACCTTCGCCGCCGTGTCCCCCATGGTGCTCATCGGAACGACGGGCGGCGGACTCCCCGCCGTCTACGGCTCGGTGATCGTCGCAGGCCTCGCGATCGTGCTGCTGGCGCCCGTCTTCGGCAGACTCCTGCGCTTCTTCCCGCCCCTCGTCACCGGTACGGTCATCCTGATCATCGGCCTGTCGCTGCTGCCGGTGGCCGGCAACTGGGCCGCCGGCGGCCAGGGTTCGAAGGACTTCGGGGAGCCGAGGAACCTGGCCCTCGCGGCCTTCGTCCTGCTGGTGGTGCTCGCGATGCAGCGCTTCGCACCGGCGTTCCTGAGCCGGATCGCGGTGCTGATCGGCATCGTGGTGGGGCTGGCGGTCGCGGTGCCGTTCGGCTTCACGGACTTCGGCGGGGTAGGACACGCCGACTGGGTCGGGATCAGCACGCCGTTCCACTTCGGTACGCCCGTCTTCAACGCCTCGGCGATCGCGTCCATGCTGGTGGTCGCGGTGGTGACGATGACCGAGACCACCGGCGACCTGATCGCGGTCGGCGAGATGACCGGCCGCAGGGCCGAGCCTCGCTCCCTCGCGGACGGCCTGAGGGCCGACGGGCTCTCGACGATCCTCGGCGGTGTGTTCAACACCTTCCCGTACACGGCGTACGCCCAGAACGTCGGCCTGGTCGGCATGACCCGGGTGCGCAGCCGCTGGGTCGTGGCGGCCTCCGGCGGCATGCTCGTACTGCTGGGCCTGCTGCCCAAGCTGGGAGCGGTGGTCGCGGCCGTTCCGGCGCCGGTGCTCGGCGGGGCGGGTCTGGTGATGTTCGGGACGGTCGCCGCGAGCGGACTGCGGACGTTGGCCGACGTCGACTTCCGGGGCAACCACAACCTGACGGTGGTCGCGGTCTCGGTGGCGGTCGGCATGCTGCCGGTCGGGGTGCCGACGGTCTACGAGAAGTTCCCGGACTGGTTCCAGACGGTGATGAACAGCGGCATCAGCGCCGGTTGCCTGACCGCGATCGTATTGAATCTGCTCTTCAACCACCTGCCCTCGAAGGGCGGTTCAGCCGTCCTGGAGGCGGACGGCCTGACGAGCGGCGGCGGCGAGGAGGGTGTCGAGGAGCCCCGGGAAGAGATCGTCTAG
- a CDS encoding FAD-dependent oxidoreductase gives MLHVAVVGSGPSGVYTAQGLVQQDPQVRVDVLDRLPCPYGLVRYGVAPDHEKIKSLQNNLRTVLEHERIRFLGGVRVGGGGVPPARLRELYHAVVYCVGAATDRHLGIPGEDLPGSWSATEFVSWYSAHPDCVEQGFLHDARAAVVIGVGNVAVDVTRMLAREVVDLSPTDMPQAALTALAANKVTEIHMVGRRGPSQARFTTKELRELGTLPDTDVVVDEGELALDPAYVDPSGLPATQRRNVEVLRGWAATPPSGAARRIRLRFFLRPVEVLADGGRVGAVRFERTLPDGQGGVTGSGRSEDIEAQLVLRSVGYRGVPLEGLPFDARTGTVPHRAGRVLREGEVSPGEYVAGWIKRGPTGVIGTNRPCAKETVTSLLQDAPGLAAREVPDDALAVLRADGVRPVEWPGWLAIERAEAALGASLGRGVVKLPDWQSLMTAAHDTVPQHP, from the coding sequence GTGCTGCATGTCGCCGTCGTCGGCTCGGGTCCGAGCGGGGTCTACACCGCCCAGGGCCTGGTCCAGCAGGATCCACAGGTGCGCGTCGACGTTCTCGACCGCCTGCCGTGCCCGTACGGACTGGTGCGGTACGGCGTGGCCCCCGACCACGAGAAGATCAAGTCCCTGCAGAACAATCTGCGCACGGTCCTGGAGCACGAGCGGATCCGCTTCCTCGGCGGCGTCCGGGTGGGCGGGGGCGGGGTGCCGCCCGCGCGGCTGCGCGAGCTGTACCACGCGGTGGTCTACTGCGTGGGTGCCGCCACCGACCGGCATCTCGGCATCCCGGGCGAGGACCTGCCCGGCAGCTGGTCGGCCACCGAGTTCGTGTCCTGGTACAGCGCACACCCGGACTGCGTCGAGCAGGGCTTCCTGCACGACGCGCGGGCGGCCGTGGTGATCGGCGTCGGGAACGTCGCGGTCGACGTGACCCGGATGCTGGCCCGCGAGGTGGTGGACCTGAGCCCCACCGACATGCCGCAGGCGGCGCTCACCGCGCTGGCCGCCAACAAGGTCACGGAGATCCACATGGTGGGGCGGCGCGGCCCCTCCCAGGCCCGCTTCACCACCAAGGAACTGCGCGAACTGGGCACCCTGCCGGACACCGACGTGGTCGTGGACGAGGGTGAGCTGGCGCTCGACCCGGCGTACGTCGATCCGTCAGGGCTGCCGGCCACCCAGCGCCGCAACGTGGAGGTGCTGCGCGGCTGGGCCGCGACGCCCCCGAGCGGTGCGGCGCGGCGGATCCGGCTGCGGTTCTTCCTGCGCCCGGTCGAAGTGCTGGCCGACGGGGGCCGGGTGGGCGCCGTGCGCTTCGAGCGCACGCTTCCCGACGGACAGGGCGGGGTCACCGGCAGCGGGCGGTCCGAGGACATCGAGGCGCAGCTCGTGCTGCGTTCGGTGGGCTACCGCGGAGTGCCGCTGGAGGGCCTGCCGTTCGACGCGAGGACCGGCACCGTGCCGCACCGGGCGGGACGGGTGCTGCGCGAGGGGGAGGTCTCCCCCGGCGAGTACGTGGCGGGGTGGATCAAGAGGGGCCCGACGGGCGTCATCGGCACGAACCGCCCCTGCGCGAAGGAGACGGTGACCTCCTTGCTCCAGGACGCGCCCGGCCTCGCCGCCCGCGAGGTCCCGGACGACGCGCTCGCGGTCCTGCGGGCGGACGGGGTGCGGCCGGTCGAGTGGCCGGGATGGCTGGCGATCGAGCGGGCAGAGGCGGCGCTCGGTGCGTCGCTGGGCCGGGGGGTGGTGAAACTCCCGGACTGGCAGTCGCTGATGACCGCCGCGCACGACACAGTCCCGCAACACCCCTGA
- a CDS encoding DUF6214 family protein: MAVWPAWEVREHGSVTSWYAVRLDLPDGGRVDVLAVVAGGGVSIEEVRAQPPLSLGDLAALVDWIEDPLLEACGVDSGSPCEPLGAPADRYRPAWPRGAEGWRLVAEAYRAAQAEGVDPVYAVMCATGLSRRRSLELIAGARDAGFLTPGHARR; this comes from the coding sequence GTGGCCGTGTGGCCCGCCTGGGAAGTGCGGGAGCACGGGAGCGTCACGTCGTGGTACGCGGTCCGGCTCGACCTGCCCGACGGGGGCCGGGTCGACGTCCTCGCCGTGGTCGCGGGTGGCGGCGTGTCGATCGAGGAGGTGCGGGCCCAGCCACCCCTCTCACTCGGCGATCTGGCGGCCCTCGTGGACTGGATCGAGGATCCGTTGCTCGAGGCGTGCGGTGTGGACTCCGGGTCGCCGTGCGAGCCCCTCGGAGCGCCGGCGGACCGGTACCGTCCCGCCTGGCCGCGCGGTGCCGAGGGGTGGCGTCTGGTCGCCGAGGCCTACCGCGCGGCGCAGGCCGAGGGCGTCGACCCGGTGTACGCGGTCATGTGTGCGACGGGGCTGAGCCGGCGCCGCTCGCTGGAACTGATCGCCGGAGCGCGCGATGCCGGGTTCCTGACGCCGGGTCATGCCCGGCGCTGA
- a CDS encoding DUF305 domain-containing protein, whose protein sequence is MSLVALPLAITLLTGCDSGSGDNSAAGGGPSVIAPGKPGEAAQTLSAEEAGKRRAEDDTPNVADFSYARMMIEHHRQALEMTQLAPQRAESDRVKRLAERITAAQKPEIAAMEAWLTAHAKDDHGSAHQHDAMPGMATEAQLKQLRAAEGKAFDELFLKLMITHHGGAITMATDAKAQGNNIQIEEMADDVIAQQTSEISRMRAMS, encoded by the coding sequence ATGTCGCTGGTGGCGTTGCCGCTGGCGATCACCCTGCTCACCGGCTGCGACTCCGGGTCGGGCGACAACTCGGCCGCCGGGGGCGGGCCTTCGGTGATCGCCCCGGGGAAGCCCGGCGAGGCGGCGCAGACGCTTTCCGCGGAGGAGGCCGGCAAGCGGCGCGCCGAGGACGACACTCCCAACGTGGCGGACTTCTCCTACGCGCGGATGATGATCGAACATCACCGGCAGGCGCTCGAGATGACACAACTGGCACCGCAGCGTGCCGAGTCGGACCGGGTGAAACGACTCGCGGAACGGATCACTGCCGCACAGAAGCCTGAAATAGCCGCAATGGAAGCCTGGTTGACGGCGCACGCGAAGGACGACCACGGCAGCGCCCACCAGCACGACGCGATGCCGGGGATGGCGACCGAGGCCCAGCTGAAGCAGTTGCGCGCGGCGGAGGGCAAGGCGTTCGACGAGCTGTTCCTCAAGCTGATGATCACTCATCACGGCGGGGCCATCACGATGGCGACGGACGCGAAGGCCCAGGGCAACAACATCCAGATCGAGGAGATGGCCGACGATGTGATCGCACAGCAGACGAGCGAGATCAGCCGGATGCGGGCGATGTCGTGA